The Phycisphaeraceae bacterium genome window below encodes:
- a CDS encoding S8 family serine peptidase — protein MVVTSVCLSLALVAGAANSKPDLIDGDLRHMMAAAAPGEPIRALVFLHTQADINAVKSALAAERASLRERNRRVVMELASTAQASQVGVLNALAPLQQSGALTEVRPLWLVNAIAVAASVNAIEAIAAHPDVRRITVDPPIEATAPVQAGGPDAVAQAMAVPHDEGGVATTITPGLTALQVPAAWALGYTGTGRIIASLDSGVDGAHPALASRWLGSTPAYAGHPEWAWFDPITNTSFPTEFAANSHGSHTMGSAIGGAPGEQIGVAPGAMWMHAAVIDRGTVEQTLSGAIAALQWIVNPDGNPASGFGVPDVCFNSWGIPNGFGIAPCDDLFWSFLDNAEAAGVVIMFAAGNEGAAGLRRPADRATSHLRTVAVGAINAGVEGWPIADFSSRGPSACTPSGLPAVKPEIAAPGVAIRSSVQGGGYALASGTSMATPHVAGVAALIRQACPDLAPEVVHQIIFDTAVDVGPPGKDNSYGFGVPDALAAVQAAEAFCDFGLSVPGGAPDFVPPGQPIKVHARIVQNGESLVPGSAKVRYRPSPSLPFSGYPLVHVEGDLYVATLPAPYCGSTPEYFAIAEGSGGTIRTVPADAPNTTFKPKVGEVVSEVLYEANFSGGLPPGWTTSGLWKLVSQCGPLVSGCGGAIPTQFAYYGETLFCSYDGIHSGTLSSPPIALPAVRSLGVITATFCYHQQALFPGFMSGGTFGAGSVQCALANTNWWQSKSIDLTALEGQTVPITWSFFSNLDFAFFNLGLMVSSVKVTAVYVACDGGSPPIPGDLNGDGVVNGADLAILLGAWGTSLGDLNGDGTTNGADIAILLGNWS, from the coding sequence ATGGTCGTGACATCGGTCTGCCTGTCTCTCGCGCTGGTGGCCGGAGCCGCGAACTCCAAGCCTGATCTCATCGATGGGGATCTGCGCCACATGATGGCGGCGGCTGCTCCGGGAGAGCCGATTCGGGCCCTCGTCTTCCTGCACACACAAGCTGACATCAATGCGGTGAAGAGTGCGTTGGCCGCGGAGCGTGCATCCCTTCGCGAGCGCAACCGCCGAGTCGTGATGGAACTGGCGTCAACGGCGCAGGCATCGCAGGTCGGTGTGCTGAATGCGCTGGCTCCGCTCCAGCAGAGCGGAGCCCTGACCGAAGTTCGGCCGCTGTGGCTGGTGAACGCCATCGCCGTCGCTGCCTCAGTGAACGCGATCGAGGCCATTGCGGCGCATCCTGATGTTCGGCGCATCACTGTTGATCCGCCCATCGAAGCCACCGCGCCCGTGCAGGCGGGCGGCCCTGATGCCGTGGCCCAGGCGATGGCGGTGCCTCACGATGAGGGCGGCGTCGCCACCACGATCACACCCGGGTTGACGGCGCTCCAAGTTCCCGCAGCATGGGCGCTCGGCTACACAGGCACCGGACGAATCATCGCGTCGCTCGACAGTGGCGTCGATGGAGCTCACCCGGCGCTCGCGTCGCGCTGGCTCGGATCAACTCCCGCCTACGCCGGACATCCCGAGTGGGCGTGGTTCGACCCCATCACCAACACTTCGTTCCCCACGGAGTTCGCCGCCAACAGCCATGGCTCGCACACGATGGGCAGTGCAATTGGTGGTGCCCCGGGTGAGCAGATCGGCGTCGCGCCAGGCGCGATGTGGATGCACGCGGCCGTGATCGACCGTGGAACCGTGGAACAGACGCTTTCCGGAGCGATCGCGGCGCTGCAGTGGATCGTCAATCCCGATGGCAACCCTGCGAGCGGCTTCGGCGTTCCCGATGTCTGCTTCAACTCCTGGGGGATCCCCAACGGCTTCGGCATTGCGCCATGCGACGACCTCTTCTGGTCCTTCCTCGACAACGCGGAAGCCGCGGGCGTGGTGATCATGTTCGCGGCGGGCAATGAGGGCGCCGCCGGATTGCGGCGCCCGGCCGATCGCGCGACGAGCCACCTGCGAACGGTCGCCGTCGGTGCCATAAACGCGGGCGTCGAGGGTTGGCCCATCGCCGACTTTTCCTCACGCGGTCCATCGGCATGCACGCCCTCGGGTCTGCCCGCCGTGAAGCCTGAGATTGCAGCGCCTGGTGTGGCGATCCGTTCCTCGGTTCAGGGCGGTGGGTACGCCTTGGCCAGCGGAACCTCGATGGCCACGCCGCATGTGGCGGGTGTTGCCGCGCTGATTCGGCAGGCGTGCCCCGATCTCGCCCCCGAGGTGGTCCATCAGATCATCTTCGATACCGCAGTTGATGTTGGTCCGCCCGGCAAGGACAACAGTTACGGCTTCGGAGTTCCCGATGCGCTGGCCGCGGTCCAGGCCGCAGAGGCATTCTGCGACTTCGGCTTGAGCGTGCCGGGGGGCGCACCGGACTTCGTGCCGCCGGGCCAGCCCATCAAGGTGCATGCGCGCATCGTGCAGAACGGCGAATCCCTGGTCCCGGGGAGCGCCAAGGTCCGCTATCGGCCGAGCCCGTCGCTGCCATTCTCCGGCTATCCGCTCGTGCATGTGGAGGGCGATCTCTATGTCGCGACGCTTCCGGCCCCCTACTGCGGGAGCACGCCGGAGTACTTCGCGATTGCCGAGGGAAGCGGCGGGACAATCCGCACGGTGCCCGCCGACGCACCGAACACCACCTTCAAGCCGAAGGTGGGCGAAGTGGTCTCCGAGGTGCTCTATGAGGCGAACTTCTCAGGCGGTCTTCCGCCGGGCTGGACCACCTCCGGGCTTTGGAAACTCGTCTCGCAGTGCGGCCCGCTCGTTTCGGGCTGCGGTGGCGCGATTCCCACCCAGTTCGCCTACTACGGCGAGACACTCTTCTGCAGTTACGACGGCATCCACTCCGGCACGCTGAGCTCACCACCCATCGCGCTGCCCGCCGTGCGATCTCTTGGCGTGATCACCGCCACCTTCTGCTATCACCAGCAGGCACTCTTCCCCGGCTTCATGAGCGGAGGCACCTTTGGCGCAGGGTCAGTTCAGTGTGCGCTCGCCAACACAAACTGGTGGCAGTCCAAGAGCATCGATCTCACCGCGCTCGAAGGGCAGACGGTTCCGATCACATGGAGCTTCTTCAGCAATCTCGACTTCGCCTTCTTCAACCTCGGTCTCATGGTGTCGAGTGTGAAGGTGACGGCCGTCTATGTGGCCTGCGACGGGGGCTCTCCCCCGATCCCCGGCGACCTGAATGGGGACGGCGTGGTGAATGGCGCCGATCTCGCGATCCTGCTCGGCGCCTGGGGCACTTCACTTGGCGACCTCAACGGAGATGGCACGACCAACGGCGCCGATATCGCCATCCTCCTTGGCAACTGGTCGTAG
- a CDS encoding IS256 family transposase, translated as MKAAVTVDAEKVRSHLDEMVRSTVEQTLNAMLEVEADQACGAGRYERSPDRLDTRAGSYERTLETKAGSVKLKVPRLRKLPLESMIIERYRRRESSVEEALVEMYLAGVSMRRVEDITEALWGSRVSASTVSGLAQKVYGQIESWRSRRIEGEHAYVYLDGIWLKRSWGGEVKSVAVLVAIGVNQEGFREILGVAEGTKEDTESWRSFLRHLKERGLRGVRLVVSDKCLGLVEALGEFFPEASWQRCVVHFYRNVMTVVPKGRVQEAVAMLKTIHAQEDRASAEEKSKVIAQKLELLRLTKAAELVRAGVLETLSYMSFPREHWRSLRTNNPLERLNREIRRRTRVVGAFPDGQSALMLVAARLRHMSATKWGLRRYMDMSRLRELDASRAESSAAAA; from the coding sequence TTGAAAGCGGCGGTGACGGTGGACGCGGAGAAGGTGCGAAGCCATCTGGACGAGATGGTGCGTTCGACGGTCGAGCAGACTCTGAACGCGATGCTGGAGGTGGAGGCGGACCAGGCGTGCGGGGCTGGTCGTTACGAGCGTTCGCCGGATCGTCTGGACACTCGAGCGGGGAGCTACGAGCGGACGCTGGAGACGAAGGCGGGCTCGGTGAAGCTCAAGGTTCCGCGGCTTCGAAAGCTGCCGCTCGAGTCGATGATCATCGAGCGGTATCGTCGTCGGGAGAGCTCGGTGGAGGAGGCGCTGGTGGAGATGTACCTGGCGGGCGTGAGCATGCGTCGGGTGGAGGACATCACGGAGGCGCTGTGGGGATCGCGGGTGAGCGCGAGCACGGTGAGCGGTCTGGCGCAGAAGGTGTACGGCCAGATCGAGTCGTGGCGCAGCCGTCGGATCGAGGGCGAACACGCGTACGTGTACCTGGACGGGATCTGGCTGAAGCGGAGCTGGGGCGGGGAGGTGAAGAGCGTGGCGGTGCTGGTGGCGATCGGGGTGAATCAGGAGGGCTTCCGCGAGATCCTTGGAGTGGCGGAGGGGACGAAGGAGGACACGGAGAGCTGGCGCTCGTTCCTTCGGCATTTGAAGGAGCGCGGCCTGAGGGGTGTTCGGCTGGTGGTGAGCGACAAGTGCCTCGGGCTGGTCGAGGCGCTGGGGGAGTTCTTCCCCGAGGCGTCGTGGCAGCGATGCGTGGTGCACTTCTATCGCAATGTGATGACAGTGGTGCCAAAGGGTCGGGTGCAGGAGGCCGTGGCGATGCTGAAGACGATCCACGCCCAGGAGGATCGCGCGAGCGCGGAGGAGAAGTCGAAGGTGATCGCGCAGAAGCTCGAGCTGCTTCGGCTGACGAAGGCAGCGGAGCTCGTACGGGCCGGCGTGCTGGAGACGCTGTCGTACATGTCGTTCCCCCGGGAGCACTGGCGCAGTCTTCGGACGAACAACCCGCTCGAGCGTCTGAATCGCGAGATCCGTCGTCGGACTCGGGTGGTGGGAGCCTTCCCGGACGGCCAGTCGGCGCTGATGCTGGTGGCGGCCCGGCTTCGTCACATGTCGGCGACGAAGTGGGGCTTGAGGCGGTACATGGACATGAGTCGATTGCGGGAGCTCGATGCGTCCCGCGCGGAGTCATCGGCCGCAGCGGCGTAG